The Nitrospinota bacterium genome segment TGGATTGCATCCCTGCCGGTGCGGCTGTTCGCCCCCGCCACGGCGGAAGGGGCGCTCCATTGGGCGCGCGGGATGTCGGCGTTGCTCTCCCTCGCCACCGTGTTCCTCGTCTGGCGTTCCGCCGCATTGCTGTTCGGCGGCGGCGCGGCCGCATTGCTGGCCGGGGTGATCGCCGGGTTTCACCCGCAGTTCTCTTATCTATCCGCGATGGTCAATTCCGATGTGCTGGCGGTTTTATTGTTCAGCGCGGTTTTTTACTGTTGCCTCGCCATGATTGCCGCGCGGGAAATTTCCGGCGGGCGTCTGGCCGCGCTGTTTGTGTTGCTGGGGATTGCGTTGTTGGTGAAAAGACATGCCGTGATCCTTTTTCCGCTGGCGTTCGCGGCGGTGCTGATGGCGGCCCGCTCGGCCCGCGCGGCGGCGAAAGGGGGAGCGCTGTTCATCGTTGTGGCGGCGGCGGCCCTGCTTTCGCTGGAATTGGCCGCCACCGATAGCATGATCCGGCTTGCCGACCGGGTGGGTCTTTCGCTGGGGTACTCGTTCGCCGGGCCGGCCGAACTGGCGGCGCTGCCCGCCGGGATGTGGTTGCGCGGATTGGCCATTATGTTCGTCACCGGCTGGTTCACCGTCGGGCAGATGGTCTATAAGCAGAGCTTCGGGTTTTACGCGCTGTACGCCCTCTTATCCGGCGCCGTGTTTGCCGGTGTTGCGGCGGGGCTGCTTCGCTGGCGGCGGGAACCGGCGGCGCGGATGCTTGCCTTCGCGCTTCTTTTCTGCCTGCTGGTGCTGGCGATGAACATCGGCACCTTCTTTTCCCCCCGGTTTCTGCCGCTGGTATCGGGGCGCTACCTCTTTTACGCCGTCGCGCCCGCGTCGATTCTGGCCGCGTACGGCGGCATCCGGTTCCTTGAACTGGTGAAACGTTCCGCGTGGCGGCCGGCGCTGGTGTACCTGTTCCTTGCGCTCAATCTCATCGCGCTGTTCGGCTATGTGGGGCCGATTTACCATGGATAGAAAGGGAGCCTTCTTTTTCGCGGCGCTGCTGCGGTTGGCCCTTGCCGTTGCCGCTATCCTTTTGGCCGCGGCGATCCTCGATGCCGCCGCGCATACCGTTATTGGATATGCCACCGCATCGAAAGAAGCCGCATATACGGCAACGCATTT includes the following:
- a CDS encoding glycosyltransferase family 39 protein, translating into MKNRALWILLAAVLAKSLLFMFMVPPWLGNDEPNHFAYVYVLSGRADQPAAEARILASLAHNDYWRLADMPAPPEGAAAFAQTSLMRHSEDFIGTRSPLYYWIASLPVRLFAPATAEGALHWARGMSALLSLATVFLVWRSAALLFGGGAAALLAGVIAGFHPQFSYLSAMVNSDVLAVLLFSAVFYCCLAMIAAREISGGRLAALFVLLGIALLVKRHAVILFPLAFAAVLMAARSARAAAKGGALFIVVAAAALLSLELAATDSMIRLADRVGLSLGYSFAGPAELAALPAGMWLRGLAIMFVTGWFTVGQMVYKQSFGFYALYALLSGAVFAGVAAGLLRWRREPAARMLAFALLFCLLVLAMNIGTFFSPRFLPLVSGRYLFYAVAPASILAAYGGIRFLELVKRSAWRPALVYLFLALNLIALFGYVGPIYHG